A region of Crenobacter cavernae DNA encodes the following proteins:
- a CDS encoding LysM peptidoglycan-binding domain-containing protein — MRPDAPQRYVVVKGDTLWGISARYLKNPWKWPKLWDMNRDEVRNPHLIYPGEALLLTFVDGQPRLSREGGQRNVKLSPRIRIEDADRAIASIPSRLIEPFLKRPLVIDEKQFQGAPRLVAGPEERVVLTTGDKAYATGLAEGGTWQAYRAGVPLRDPDTGENLGFEAIYGGDLEVHKLGQAGEAQTLRITTISEEIQVGDRLVQAPKDTFVSYAPHAPESDIRGRVMAVYNGVAEAAQFQNLVINRGRRNGVEIGHVFTVFKKGGAIKVAGEGGNKSQVLKLPTEDAGTLFVYRVFDKVAYALVMQSPVAINVGDPFGSPRD; from the coding sequence TTGCGTCCGGACGCGCCGCAGCGCTACGTGGTGGTCAAGGGCGACACCTTGTGGGGCATCTCCGCCCGCTATCTGAAGAACCCGTGGAAGTGGCCGAAGCTGTGGGACATGAACCGCGACGAGGTCAGAAATCCGCACCTGATCTACCCGGGCGAAGCGCTGCTGCTGACCTTCGTCGACGGCCAGCCGCGGCTGTCGCGTGAGGGCGGGCAGCGCAACGTCAAGCTGTCGCCGCGCATCCGCATCGAAGATGCGGACCGCGCGATCGCGAGCATCCCGTCCAGGCTGATCGAACCCTTCCTCAAGCGCCCGCTGGTGATCGACGAGAAGCAGTTCCAGGGCGCGCCGCGCCTGGTCGCCGGCCCGGAAGAGCGCGTCGTGCTGACCACCGGCGACAAGGCCTACGCGACCGGCCTGGCCGAGGGCGGCACCTGGCAGGCCTACCGTGCCGGCGTGCCGCTGCGTGACCCGGACACCGGAGAGAACCTCGGCTTCGAGGCGATCTACGGCGGCGACCTCGAGGTGCATAAGCTCGGCCAGGCGGGCGAGGCGCAAACGCTGCGCATCACCACCATCAGCGAGGAGATCCAGGTCGGCGACCGTCTGGTGCAGGCGCCGAAGGATACCTTCGTCAGCTACGCGCCGCACGCGCCCGAGAGCGACATCCGCGGCCGCGTGATGGCGGTGTACAACGGCGTCGCCGAGGCGGCGCAGTTCCAGAACCTGGTGATCAATCGTGGCCGTCGTAACGGCGTCGAGATCGGCCACGTGTTCACCGTGTTCAAGAAGGGCGGGGCGATCAAGGTCGCCGGCGAGGGCGGCAACAAGTCGCAGGTGCTGAAACTGCCGACCGAAGACGCCGGCACGCTGTTCGTCTACCGCGTGTTCGACAAGGTCGCGTATGCGCTGGTGATGCAAAGCCCGGTCGCGATCAACGTCGGCGACCCGTTCGGCAGCCCGCGCGACTGA
- a CDS encoding DUF494 family protein has product MFDVLSYLLEEYSDLETCPDRDDLSRHLVAAGFEDDEIDEALDWVEHLTSESSGVFDGANDASSMRVYSRGELEHLPTEVRGLIQFLEDNSGLTPAQRELTIDRLMALPEDDIDVDLAKLVALMVLWSQQSELPILVGEELLAAIHGEPTMQ; this is encoded by the coding sequence ATGTTTGACGTTCTCAGCTATCTGCTCGAAGAATACAGCGACCTTGAAACCTGCCCCGACCGCGACGACCTGTCGCGCCACCTCGTCGCCGCCGGCTTCGAGGACGACGAAATCGACGAGGCGCTCGACTGGGTCGAGCACCTGACGAGCGAATCGTCCGGCGTGTTCGACGGCGCCAACGATGCCTCCTCGATGCGCGTCTACAGCCGCGGCGAGCTTGAACACCTGCCGACCGAAGTGCGCGGCCTGATCCAGTTCCTCGAGGACAATAGCGGGCTGACGCCGGCGCAGCGCGAGCTGACGATAGACCGGCTGATGGCGCTGCCCGAAGACGACATCGACGTCGACCTCGCCAAACTGGTCGCGCTGATGGTGCTATGGAGCCAGCAAAGCGAGCTGCCCATCCTGGTCGGCGAAGAGCTGCTGGCGGCGATCCACGGCGAGCCGACGATGCAATAA
- a CDS encoding diacylglycerol kinase codes for MNPHKESPFKGKTGVRRLINAFGYSIDGLKAAFTHEDAFRQLALLALALIPLAFFIDATGVGRALLIASSLATLIIELLNSAIEAAVDHTSLERHPLAKRAKDMGSAAQLLGLINLASMWALVLWG; via the coding sequence ATGAATCCGCACAAGGAAAGCCCGTTCAAGGGCAAGACCGGCGTCAGGCGCCTGATCAACGCCTTTGGCTACTCGATCGACGGCCTGAAGGCGGCCTTCACCCACGAAGACGCGTTCCGCCAGTTGGCGCTATTGGCGCTGGCGCTGATTCCGCTGGCCTTCTTCATCGACGCGACTGGGGTCGGTCGCGCGCTGTTGATCGCCAGCAGCCTGGCGACGCTGATCATCGAACTGTTGAACTCGGCGATCGAGGCGGCGGTCGACCACACCTCGCTCGAACGCCACCCGCTCGCCAAGCGCGCCAAGGACATGGGCAGCGCCGCGCAGCTTCTGGGGCTGATCAACCTCGCGTCGATGTGGGCGCTGGTGCTGTGGGGATAA
- the fmt gene encoding methionyl-tRNA formyltransferase, with protein MKLIFAGTPDFAAAALAALIAAGHEIALVLTQPDRPAGRGMKLKPSPVKALALEHGLTVEQPVSLKTPDAQAMLTEVNADVMVVAAYGLILPQAVLDIPARGCLNIHASLLPRWRGAAPIQRAIEAGDAESGVVIMQMDAGLDTGDMLLTHKVDIAPTETGATLHDKLAEAGAEAIVAALAELDQLVEETQPHDGVTYAQKLSKAEAEVDWMQDAETIARRIRAFNPVPGAFTVLEGQALKLWLAEATDGNGRPGEVLHADANGVLVAAGSGAVRVTELQAPGGKRMGARDFVLGRAPLAGTLLGA; from the coding sequence ATGAAACTGATTTTTGCCGGAACCCCCGACTTCGCCGCCGCCGCGCTCGCCGCGCTGATCGCCGCCGGCCACGAGATCGCGCTGGTGCTGACGCAGCCCGACCGCCCCGCCGGCCGCGGCATGAAACTGAAGCCGAGCCCGGTCAAGGCGCTGGCGCTCGAGCACGGCCTCACCGTCGAGCAGCCGGTGTCGCTGAAGACGCCCGACGCGCAGGCGATGCTGACCGAGGTCAACGCCGACGTGATGGTGGTCGCCGCCTACGGGCTGATCCTGCCGCAGGCGGTGCTCGACATCCCCGCACGCGGCTGTCTCAACATCCACGCGTCGCTGTTGCCGCGCTGGCGCGGCGCCGCGCCGATCCAGCGCGCGATCGAGGCGGGCGATGCCGAATCGGGCGTCGTCATCATGCAGATGGACGCCGGCCTCGACACCGGCGACATGCTGCTCACGCACAAGGTCGACATCGCGCCTACAGAGACCGGCGCGACGCTGCACGACAAGTTGGCCGAGGCCGGCGCCGAAGCGATCGTCGCGGCACTGGCCGAGCTCGATCAGCTGGTAGAAGAGACGCAGCCCCATGACGGCGTCACCTACGCACAGAAGCTTTCCAAGGCCGAGGCCGAGGTCGACTGGATGCAGGACGCCGAGACGATCGCTCGGCGCATCCGCGCGTTCAACCCGGTGCCGGGCGCATTCACGGTGCTCGAGGGACAAGCGCTGAAGCTGTGGTTGGCCGAGGCCACAGACGGCAACGGCCGGCCGGGCGAGGTACTGCACGCCGACGCGAACGGCGTGCTCGTCGCGGCCGGTTCCGGCGCGGTGCGCGTCACCGAACTGCAGGCGCCGGGCGGCAAGCGGATGGGCGCGCGGGACTTCGTCTTAGGCCGGGCGCCGCTCGCGGGAACGTTGCTAGGCGCTTGA
- the rsmB gene encoding 16S rRNA (cytosine(967)-C(5))-methyltransferase RsmB, with protein sequence MSSIQTLAAHVLARIDEGRTLTDALAEIWQRHPDLPPGNRAALQDLAYGSVRRLAELRFILRQLVPRALPEPALERLLTVAIYQLAYTRTAPYAVVDQAVTEASKFAGGRFKGLANGTLRNFQRQQQELLTRASRDLEAGTNHPRWWVDKLKQAFPKQWLAIVEADNGHPPMTLRVNRRHADADAYLATLAEAGLDAEKLSDGAVRLARPVPVRDLPGFADGVVSVQDFGAQAAAIRLDVKEGQRVLDACAAPGGKTGHILELADVDLTALDVDAARLKRVEENLDRLRLSATLKAADAAQPNTWWDGVPFDRILADVPCSASGVVRRHPDIKWLRRPGDFAGLARQQAAMLDALWPCLASGGKMLYATCSIFPEENRQQLAAFLTRHPDATHLGDEALIPCERHDGFYYALLEKR encoded by the coding sequence ATGTCCAGCATCCAGACCCTCGCCGCCCACGTCCTCGCTCGCATCGACGAAGGCCGCACCCTGACCGACGCGCTCGCCGAAATCTGGCAGCGCCACCCCGACCTGCCGCCCGGCAACCGCGCCGCGCTGCAGGACCTCGCCTATGGCAGCGTGCGCCGTCTGGCCGAGCTGCGCTTCATCCTGCGCCAGCTGGTGCCGCGCGCGCTGCCGGAGCCGGCGCTCGAGCGCCTGTTGACCGTCGCGATCTACCAGCTCGCCTACACGCGTACCGCCCCGTATGCGGTGGTCGACCAGGCGGTGACCGAGGCGAGCAAGTTCGCCGGCGGCCGCTTCAAGGGTCTGGCCAACGGCACGCTGCGCAACTTCCAGCGCCAGCAGCAGGAGCTCTTGACGCGCGCGTCGCGCGACCTCGAGGCCGGCACCAACCACCCGCGCTGGTGGGTCGACAAGCTCAAACAGGCGTTCCCGAAGCAGTGGCTGGCGATCGTAGAGGCCGACAACGGCCATCCGCCGATGACCCTGCGCGTCAACCGCCGCCACGCCGACGCCGACGCCTATCTGGCGACCTTGGCCGAGGCCGGGCTGGACGCCGAGAAGCTGTCCGACGGCGCGGTCCGGCTGGCCCGTCCGGTGCCGGTGCGCGACCTGCCCGGCTTCGCCGACGGCGTCGTGTCGGTGCAGGACTTCGGCGCGCAAGCTGCGGCGATCCGGCTCGACGTGAAGGAAGGCCAGCGCGTGCTCGACGCGTGCGCGGCACCCGGCGGCAAGACCGGCCACATCCTCGAGCTGGCCGACGTCGACCTGACCGCGCTCGACGTCGACGCCGCGCGATTGAAACGCGTCGAGGAAAACCTCGACCGCTTGCGACTCTCGGCCACGCTGAAAGCCGCCGACGCGGCACAGCCCAATACCTGGTGGGATGGCGTGCCGTTCGACCGCATCCTCGCCGACGTGCCGTGCTCGGCATCGGGCGTCGTGCGCCGCCACCCGGACATCAAGTGGCTGCGCCGTCCGGGCGACTTTGCCGGGCTCGCGCGCCAGCAGGCGGCGATGCTCGACGCGCTGTGGCCCTGCCTCGCCAGCGGCGGCAAAATGCTTTACGCTACCTGCTCGATTTTTCCCGAAGAAAACCGCCAGCAGCTGGCCGCCTTCCTGACGCGTCATCCCGACGCGACCCATCTGGGCGACGAAGCGCTGATCCCGTGCGAGCGCCATGACGGCTTTTACTACGCGCTGCTTGAGAAACGTTAG
- the dprA gene encoding DNA-processing protein DprA, whose amino-acid sequence MDAERRAWLTLALTPGLGPVGLLKLIGAFGSAGMALGARRAQLAPHIGEEAADALIAGAAKERVEAAEVWVDGTQGAFLLTLLDDDYPAPLAETHGPPPLLFARGRRELLGFPKLAVVGSRNATPQGLDNARAFSRELAKAGYTIVSGLASGIDAAAHEGALAAPASTIAVIGTGIDRIYPARNRELGLRLAEHGLILSEFPLGTGALAHNFPRRNRVIAGLSVGCLVVEANVESGSLITARLAAEAGREVLAIPGSIHNPQSRGCHRLIKDGAKLVETVDDVLAEVGRAPAPLAHIAPEKTETRPQAVERGEGLAEPPLLAAMGYDPVDVDTLSVRLKLTAGEVYAMLLELELEGCVAGLPGGRFQRLS is encoded by the coding sequence ATGGACGCCGAACGCCGCGCGTGGCTGACGCTCGCGTTGACGCCGGGCCTGGGCCCGGTCGGGCTGCTCAAGCTGATCGGCGCCTTCGGCTCGGCAGGCATGGCGCTCGGCGCGCGGCGCGCGCAGCTTGCGCCACATATCGGTGAGGAAGCGGCCGACGCGCTTATCGCCGGCGCGGCCAAGGAGCGCGTCGAAGCGGCCGAAGTCTGGGTAGACGGCACGCAAGGCGCCTTCCTGTTGACCTTGCTCGACGACGACTACCCGGCGCCACTGGCCGAAACGCACGGCCCGCCGCCCTTGCTGTTCGCACGAGGCCGGCGCGAGTTGCTCGGGTTTCCGAAACTCGCGGTCGTCGGCAGCCGCAACGCGACGCCGCAGGGCCTCGACAACGCGCGCGCGTTCTCCCGTGAACTGGCCAAGGCCGGCTACACCATCGTCTCGGGACTCGCGAGCGGCATCGACGCCGCCGCGCACGAAGGCGCGCTCGCCGCGCCGGCGTCGACCATCGCGGTGATCGGCACCGGCATCGACCGCATCTACCCGGCGCGCAACCGCGAACTGGGGCTGAGGTTGGCCGAGCACGGGCTGATCCTGTCCGAATTTCCACTCGGCACCGGCGCGCTCGCGCACAATTTCCCGCGTCGCAACCGCGTCATCGCCGGGCTGTCGGTGGGCTGCCTGGTGGTCGAGGCGAACGTCGAATCGGGTTCGCTGATCACCGCGCGGCTCGCCGCCGAGGCTGGCCGCGAGGTACTAGCGATCCCGGGCTCGATCCACAACCCGCAGTCGCGCGGCTGCCATCGGCTGATCAAGGACGGCGCCAAGCTGGTCGAGACGGTCGACGACGTGCTCGCCGAGGTTGGCCGAGCGCCGGCGCCGCTTGCGCACATCGCGCCGGAAAAGACGGAAACGAGGCCCCAAGCGGTGGAGCGAGGGGAAGGGTTGGCCGAGCCGCCGCTGTTGGCGGCGATGGGCTACGACCCGGTCGACGTCGACACCTTGTCGGTGCGCCTCAAGTTGACGGCCGGGGAGGTTTACGCGATGCTGCTGGAGCTCGAACTGGAAGGGTGCGTGGCGGGTCTGCCCGGCGGCCGCTTCCAGCGCCTCTCCTGA
- the htpX gene encoding zinc metalloprotease HtpX, producing MSGNWFKTTLLMAAIVALLGVIGAMIGGKGGMLIALLFGGAMNVWAYWNSDKMVLRMYNAQQVDASTAPELYNMVAELAQRAGLPMPRVYVIHEDQPNAFATGRNPENAAVAATTGIMRLLDYRELRGVMAHELAHVKHRDTLISTISATMAGAISALANFAVFFGGRDEDGHPVNPIAGILVAILAPLAASLIQMAISRAREFEADRGGAEISGDPLALANALYKIERYAQGLPMYAAEAHPETAQMMIINPLSGGGVSGLFRTHPHTEERIARLQAIAAGHG from the coding sequence ATGAGCGGCAACTGGTTCAAGACCACGCTATTGATGGCGGCGATCGTCGCGCTGCTCGGCGTCATCGGCGCGATGATAGGCGGCAAGGGCGGGATGCTGATCGCGCTGCTGTTCGGCGGCGCGATGAACGTCTGGGCGTACTGGAACTCGGACAAGATGGTGTTGCGCATGTACAACGCGCAGCAGGTCGACGCGTCGACCGCGCCCGAACTCTACAACATGGTCGCCGAACTCGCGCAGCGCGCCGGCTTGCCGATGCCGCGCGTCTACGTGATCCACGAAGACCAGCCTAACGCGTTCGCCACCGGCCGCAACCCCGAGAACGCCGCCGTCGCGGCGACCACTGGCATCATGCGCCTGCTCGACTACCGCGAACTCAGAGGCGTGATGGCACACGAACTCGCGCACGTGAAGCATCGCGACACCTTGATCTCGACCATCTCGGCGACGATGGCCGGCGCGATCTCGGCGCTCGCCAACTTCGCGGTGTTCTTCGGCGGGCGCGACGAGGACGGCCACCCGGTCAACCCGATCGCCGGCATCCTGGTCGCCATCCTCGCGCCCTTGGCCGCCAGCCTGATCCAGATGGCGATCTCGCGCGCGCGCGAATTCGAGGCCGACCGCGGCGGCGCCGAGATCTCGGGCGACCCGCTGGCGCTCGCCAACGCGCTGTACAAGATCGAACGCTACGCGCAGGGCCTGCCGATGTACGCGGCCGAGGCGCACCCGGAAACGGCGCAGATGATGATCATCAACCCGCTGTCCGGCGGCGGCGTGTCCGGCCTGTTCCGCACCCACCCGCACACCGAGGAGCGCATCGCGCGCCTGCAGGCGATCGCCGCCGGCCACGGCTGA
- the def gene encoding peptide deformylase codes for MALLNILHYPDERLHTVAKPIATVDDRIRTLVDDMAETMYEAHGIGLAATQVNVHERLVVIDVTEDKTGLTAFINPEIVERRGDTVYEEGCLSVPGIYDKVHRSEWVKVRAEDRNGEPFEIETDGLLAICIQHEIDHLNGKVFVEYLSPMKQERIKTKLRKREKNTL; via the coding sequence ATGGCATTGCTGAATATTCTGCATTACCCCGACGAGAGGCTGCATACCGTGGCCAAACCGATCGCCACGGTCGACGACCGCATCCGCACGCTGGTCGACGACATGGCCGAGACCATGTACGAGGCGCACGGCATCGGCCTGGCGGCCACCCAGGTCAACGTCCACGAACGCCTGGTGGTGATCGACGTGACGGAAGACAAGACCGGCCTGACCGCCTTCATCAACCCGGAGATCGTCGAACGCCGCGGCGACACGGTGTACGAGGAGGGCTGCCTGTCGGTGCCCGGCATCTACGACAAGGTGCACCGCTCCGAGTGGGTGAAGGTGCGCGCCGAGGACCGCAACGGCGAGCCGTTCGAGATCGAGACCGACGGGCTATTGGCGATCTGCATCCAGCACGAGATCGACCATCTGAACGGCAAGGTCTTCGTCGAATACCTGTCTCCGATGAAGCAGGAACGCATCAAGACCAAGCTGAGAAAGCGCGAAAAGAACACGCTGTGA
- the topA gene encoding type I DNA topoisomerase, whose protein sequence is MPSSLLIVESPSKAKTLKKYLGADFEVLASYGHVRDLVPKNGAVDPEKDFAMKYQLIAKNSKHVDAIVSAVRDVDHVYLATDPDREGEAISWHLVQILEGKKLLKGKTAQRVVFHEITKNAVLDAIQNPRDISQPLVDAQQARRALDYLVGFNLSPLLWKKIRRGLSAGRVQSPALRLICEREIEIRAFETQEYWSVHLASHKGRTKFGAKLTQLAGQKLDQFDIPDEETQKDILARLAGHPAVVGTIEKKKKTRNPAAPFTTSTLQQEAVRKLGMTTDRTMRTAQQLYEGMDVGQGTVGLITYMRTDSVALAAEAVTEIRHYIENKFDAASLPKNPVAFKNKAKNAQEAHEAIRPTSIYRTPESVKPFLTADQFKLYEMVWKRTLACQMAPAKFDTTSIDIAVGEGVFRATGQVLVFAGFLAVYEEDVDDAEDEDNAKLPALEEGESLPVDAITGEQHFTQPPPRFSEASLVKALEEFGIGRPSTYASIISTLKDREYVVIDKKRFLPTDTGEIVNKFLTEHFGQYVDYHFTAKLEDQLDDIANGGRPWVPVMDSFWKGFAKQLAEKEGISRAEVTTESLDEACPKCEKPLIIKFGKRGRFIACTGYPDCDYTRNIGETAESAAAEAEEPTVVEGRTCPECGGELHIKKGRYGKFIGCANYPKCKHIEPLEKPRDTGVTCPECKTGSLIERKSRYGKLFYSCNTYPKCKYATWNPPVAEPCPKCNWPILTIKVTKRRGTEKVCPQKECGYSEVIAPPEPKEEKVD, encoded by the coding sequence ATGCCTTCGAGCCTCTTGATCGTTGAATCGCCCTCCAAGGCGAAGACGCTGAAAAAATACCTGGGCGCGGACTTCGAAGTCCTCGCCTCCTACGGCCACGTGCGCGACCTGGTGCCGAAAAACGGCGCGGTCGACCCGGAAAAAGACTTCGCGATGAAGTACCAGCTGATCGCGAAGAACAGCAAGCACGTCGACGCGATCGTCTCCGCGGTGCGCGACGTCGACCACGTCTACCTGGCGACTGACCCGGACCGCGAAGGCGAAGCCATCTCGTGGCACCTGGTGCAGATCCTCGAGGGCAAGAAACTGCTCAAGGGCAAGACCGCGCAGCGCGTGGTGTTCCACGAGATCACCAAGAACGCGGTGCTCGATGCGATCCAGAACCCGCGCGACATCTCGCAGCCGCTGGTCGACGCGCAGCAGGCGCGCCGCGCGCTCGACTACCTGGTCGGCTTCAACCTGTCGCCCTTGTTGTGGAAGAAGATCCGCCGCGGCCTGTCCGCCGGCCGTGTGCAGAGCCCGGCCTTACGCCTGATCTGCGAGCGCGAGATCGAGATCCGCGCGTTCGAGACGCAGGAATACTGGTCGGTCCATCTGGCCAGCCACAAGGGCCGCACCAAGTTCGGCGCCAAGCTGACGCAGCTGGCCGGCCAGAAGCTCGACCAGTTCGACATCCCTGACGAAGAAACGCAGAAGGACATCCTCGCGCGCCTTGCCGGCCACCCGGCCGTCGTCGGCACGATCGAGAAGAAAAAGAAAACCCGCAACCCTGCCGCGCCGTTCACCACGTCGACGCTGCAGCAGGAAGCCGTGCGCAAGCTTGGCATGACGACCGACCGCACGATGCGCACCGCGCAGCAGCTGTACGAGGGCATGGACGTCGGCCAGGGGACCGTCGGTCTGATCACCTATATGCGTACCGACTCGGTGGCGCTGGCCGCCGAAGCGGTGACCGAGATCCGCCACTACATCGAGAACAAGTTCGACGCCGCGTCGCTGCCGAAGAACCCGGTCGCGTTCAAGAACAAGGCGAAGAACGCGCAGGAAGCGCACGAGGCGATCCGCCCGACGTCGATCTACCGCACGCCCGAGTCGGTCAAACCCTTCCTGACCGCCGACCAGTTCAAGCTCTACGAAATGGTGTGGAAACGGACGCTCGCCTGCCAGATGGCGCCGGCCAAGTTCGACACCACCAGCATCGACATCGCCGTCGGCGAAGGCGTGTTCCGCGCGACCGGTCAGGTGCTGGTGTTCGCCGGCTTCCTCGCGGTGTACGAGGAGGACGTCGACGACGCCGAGGACGAAGACAACGCCAAGCTGCCGGCGCTCGAAGAAGGCGAATCGCTGCCGGTCGACGCGATCACCGGCGAGCAGCACTTCACCCAGCCGCCGCCGCGCTTCTCGGAAGCGAGCCTGGTGAAGGCGCTCGAGGAGTTCGGCATCGGCCGCCCGTCGACCTATGCGAGCATCATCTCGACGCTGAAGGACCGCGAATACGTCGTGATCGACAAAAAGCGCTTCTTGCCGACCGATACCGGCGAGATCGTCAACAAATTCCTGACCGAGCACTTCGGCCAGTACGTCGACTACCACTTCACCGCCAAGCTCGAGGACCAGCTCGACGACATCGCCAACGGCGGCCGCCCGTGGGTGCCGGTGATGGACAGCTTCTGGAAGGGCTTTGCGAAGCAACTCGCCGAGAAGGAGGGCATCTCGCGCGCCGAGGTGACGACCGAGAGCCTCGACGAGGCGTGCCCGAAGTGCGAGAAGCCCTTGATCATCAAGTTCGGCAAGCGCGGCCGCTTCATCGCCTGCACCGGCTACCCGGACTGCGACTACACGCGCAACATCGGCGAGACCGCCGAGAGCGCCGCCGCCGAGGCCGAAGAGCCGACGGTGGTCGAAGGGCGCACCTGCCCCGAGTGCGGCGGCGAGCTGCACATCAAGAAGGGCCGCTACGGCAAGTTCATCGGCTGCGCCAACTATCCGAAGTGCAAGCACATCGAACCGCTGGAAAAGCCGCGCGACACCGGCGTGACCTGCCCCGAGTGCAAGACCGGCTCGCTGATCGAACGCAAGAGCCGCTACGGCAAGCTGTTCTACAGCTGCAACACCTATCCGAAGTGCAAGTACGCGACGTGGAACCCGCCGGTCGCCGAGCCGTGCCCGAAGTGCAACTGGCCGATCCTGACGATCAAGGTCACCAAGCGCCGCGGCACCGAGAAGGTCTGCCCGCAGAAGGAATGCGGTTACAGCGAGGTGATCGCCCCGCCCGAGCCCAAGGAAGAAAAGGTCGACTAA
- a CDS encoding DUF4390 domain-containing protein: MRNVSLVLGLWFAIALTAFADNITAGRAEAEIVDGQLSLNTRFQTRLPPTLADALSQGVPLTFRLDFELTRPRTEAYKLDVSNWFEPHASLTFKLSYQSLTNRYRVTIGTLPRFYSSLAEALSAIGSIRGWRVLEPGTLSGVEAGDVKARARLELDITELPKPFQFNAFGSSDWALSSGWVGIGVKEAS, from the coding sequence TTGAGAAACGTTAGCCTGGTGCTGGGGCTGTGGTTCGCCATCGCCCTTACCGCCTTTGCCGACAACATCACCGCCGGCCGCGCCGAAGCCGAGATCGTCGACGGACAGCTCTCGCTCAATACCCGCTTCCAGACCCGGCTGCCGCCTACGCTTGCCGACGCGCTGTCGCAGGGGGTGCCGCTGACCTTCCGGCTCGACTTCGAGCTGACACGGCCGCGCACCGAGGCGTACAAGCTCGACGTCTCGAACTGGTTCGAGCCGCACGCGTCGCTGACCTTCAAGCTCTCCTACCAGTCGCTGACCAACCGCTACCGCGTCACCATCGGCACGCTGCCGCGCTTCTATAGCAGCCTCGCCGAGGCGCTGTCGGCCATCGGCAGCATCCGCGGCTGGCGCGTGCTCGAACCGGGCACGCTGTCCGGCGTCGAGGCGGGCGACGTGAAGGCGCGCGCGCGGCTGGAACTCGACATCACCGAACTGCCCAAGCCGTTCCAGTTCAACGCCTTCGGCTCGTCCGACTGGGCGCTGTCGTCGGGCTGGGTCGGCATCGGCGTCAAAGAGGCCAGCTGA